TCTGCGTTTAACCTCCTAGCCTCGTCTCGGTCCCCAGCGGCTTTGGCTGCTCTTCTTTGAGCGGCAATTTTGATGGTTTCTGCCGACAGCCACTTGCTCCTTTTCTCTAGTTTCTTGTATGGTATGTGTTCCTGCGCTGTTTTGATAATCGTGGATTGGAATTCCTGCCACAATTTGTCCGGCTGTTTGTTTGCATTGCCAAGCAGTTTGAATCTGTTCTTCACTGCGACTGCATATGAAACAGGTACCTTGGAGACATCAAAACGCTTTGGTGGAGCATTCTTTTTGATGTTGCAGAATTTCACCTTGATGGTGGCTACAAGCAGTTCATGGTCAGAACCGTAGTCAGCACTAGGGAAAGTTTTGATGGCGAGGACTGAACTTTTCCAGCATCGACTGCAAAGAATGTAGTCTATCTGATTGCAATGCTGTCCATTGGGGGCTGTCCAGGTGTACAGATGGCGTTTCGGTTGAATGAACCATGTATTTGAGACCCTGAGATGGTTTTCATGACAGAATTGGACTAAATGATCACCAGCGTCGTTCCTTTCGCCCAGTCCACACCGGCCTATGATGTTCACCTCTTCGTGACTGCCGACCTTCGCGTTGAAATCGCCCATGATATAAATGATATCCTTTTTGGGCACCTGTTCCAGTGCTTCCTCGATTTTGGCATAAAAGCGTTCGCTTTCATCTTCTGGAGCATCTGTTTTTGGAGCATAGACTTGTAAAACCGTGACATTTAGCGGTTTTCCACGGATACGGATGGCCATTATGCGGTCGCTGATGGTGGCGTAGCTCTCGACTGTATGGGCGATGTTCTTGTGTGCTATGACAGCCACTCCGTTTCTTCTAAGTTCTTGATGACCAGAATAATACACTGAAAAGTTGTCCGATTGGAAGTGGCCGTTATCTTTCCAGTGTAATTCACTGATTCCAAGCAAATCTATGTTGAGTCTGATCATTTCTTGCTTGATGATGTCCAGTTTCCCTTGACTCATTCCGCGGACGTTCCATGTTGAGATCTTATGCGTTTTCATGCAGCGCAGATTCTTTCTTTCATCGCAGGCAGCATCAGCATCTGGGCTTCCCGAAGGATTTCCTCCATTTGCGTCATAAAATCCTGGATTACTCGTAAATGATCCTTGCTCTTCCCCAGTCACTTTTTGGATACCTACTGGCCTGGGGGGCCTACCATTGGGTACCATATTTGAAACATGTGAGAGATTTTCCATGAATTTTCATGGCGATGGTTTTCTAGGGTAGGTCGCCAGGTCTTTCCCCAACCCTCCCCATTTGTCCGGGCTTGGGACCGGCATGCAGGAGTAAtacctcagtttaaaaaaatattaccctgaatatcagtttgatggatggtcacaagccatcaaacaaagccgagctgcttgaatttttacgccaggagtggcataaagtcacccaacatcaatgtgaaagactggtggagagcatgccaagacgcatgaaagctgtgcttgaaaatttattccaccaaatattgatttctgaactcttcctaagctaaaaattagtattgtgttgtttaaaaatgaatatgaacttattttctttgcattatttgagatCTGAccacactgcatcttttttgttattttgaccagttgtcattttctgcaataaatgctctaaatgactctaaatatttttatttggaatttgggagaaatgttgtcagtagtttatagaataaaacaaaaatggtcattttacccaaacacatacctataaatagtaaaaccagagaaactgataattttgcagtggtctcaatttttttcagagctgtgtgtatgtatgtgtgtgtgtatatatatatatatatatatatattatatatatatctatatatatattatatatataaatttgtacaGGACTGGGTTACTccattgtaaaattttaacaaattatttttgtttttgttcgaaAGGATGTTCTACTATAAAATTCGGTCGAAAGCCTATAGTGAATCTTAGATCAgaggtcctcaaagtaatttgggcacgggcctAAAtggatcttacttggctgtttgcgggcacgctgacttaaacactgccttcccgtgacatacatatatataatatatgtgtatatatatatatatatatatatatatatatatatatatatatatatatatagcgaccCAGACAACTGGGGGCTCACACCCGCTGCTGTGGGAGTTATGTGTTGTACGCATTTATTGTTAAGCTGGTATGCATGCGAGTGTGTATGCGCAGTCGGGTGTGAATGGGGTTAGTTAGATTGCACGGCTGTATGGCTGCGGAGGACTGCATGTGTCTGTGGGTCGGTGGTGCACGTGTAAGTGGTGAACGTTAGGTTTTTGAAAAGAGTGTGTGACAGtgatatttgttatttttgtggtaAATAATAAGAGGACTAAACAATACTCCCCTTGTCAGCAACTTTATTACTGGTGCCATAAAGAAAAAGGTGTCACATTTCCtatttatataatacaatattatatatatatatatatatatatatatatatatatatatatatatatatatatatatacacatacacacacacacacacacacgcacacacatacacacacactgtatatattgtgatgaattctgtaattcaaggttcgttgcccctttaattcaagactcaggacacagaaattgcttTTTCAAGCGcttacgtgcacttttaataaacagaaacaaaaataaacaataaacacctagctctttcttgatcACTGACTACTAcgcacaggaacctaactaacacagggcagctaagctgtttacctgtaacacatcCTGACAAAagagaacacacaaaaaaggctttttcacactaccGTTTTGTTTCGGTTGGAATCACTATCAaccaggctcctcacacaccagcagccctgaacagcctggctgttttctttaaataacttgcacctggctctaatttacaatgacagccagatgtaacaattaaattaacaattaaacaattaccaatcaACAGAACCAACCCTAAACAAAACACCCATTTCCACCTAttttagacagggaggaatctgtccctctccctgctatatatatatatatatatatatatatatatatatatatatatatatatatatatatagatagatatatatatatatagatagatagatagatagatagatagatagatagagtaacTATATCTATAGATAGAAAACATGTTTAAGTTTTAGTGTCTCTCATAGTACGTCATCAATAACACGCACCACgtgaataatatttatttattatattttcgtaattattctttaaataatttatataaaatacgcaatgcaaatatttttgaatagcatgtttacacagataaccataaataaactaaaataaaagagtaTGGATAGTGTCTCGCTtcgtttcaatttggcaaatttgtcaacactactcagTTTTAAAgctcgctcatctccagtacaattattcaaagaaagtggatttgtaactaaatatacttcAGTTTCCCTTGtctagtgaaataaaaaaatatatatagagaaaatttaattctaaatactgaaatgtattatttttctcaataagtcggcgaaattcagtgcttaacCAACGTATTAAcatcccgcctctgctcacgaatgattggacagctgtcagatctttcactttcctattggctactcactcaccttcaattttcatgcagaatactgtgaacggcctctgcttccttacgattggacagctgcgtaaaacttggcagatatttgactctcctattggttaaacttactgtcagtacctgcatctgaaacagacacagtttatgtcccacccaactgacttatgattgggctaccgcagagacaatgcaaatATTCAGTTGGTTGTTGTCTTGCAGAGgcctttgaggaaaaaaaaaatatgttaagtacgtacaagcacagcataagcgagcagcactgtcaacagactgctatgacgcttttgttggaacgtgtttaaagctttctttattttcccacactacgacccaccagaaatgtgttcacatcCCATAATTTAAGagcagctgccgcgggcacgatggtctggcttcgcgggcaccactttgaggccCACTGCTTTATAGGTACataaaaaatgttcatgaatgttgaatgaagagTTATTGCCTCTAATCTCTGTtccagaatgaatgtatttacaggtacTACATcgtggtctattacatggatatgtgCCTTTTAAAAGTTCCCCAGAAGGACAAATAGCACTGCGtaccacatattctcttatattaTTGTCTATTCTATGTGACATCAAGGTCCTCAAAATATGCGCTGTAGATAGGTCTTGTTTCCTTGATAGGTTAGTTTCTTTGAACAAATGTCTTATCTTTCTGTTTGTAGGGTGGTAAGTGAGGACCAGAGGGATTCTGTCATCTGTGTGTTGTACattgttattatataaagcatttttctatttatatttgaaatacaaGATTTAGCTTTAGTGATGATCTTGTCCAGAAAGGAACAATttctaaaaaacacacatttcctcacTTGGCAAAGAAACCTTGATCGGTGATGCAAATACGACTGAGTCTTAACAGTTGTGAACAGGGAATCGAGTCATGGCAAGCCTTAGGTTGTGAGGAGTCATACCGCAGATATGAATGTGAATATGAATGTGAATCAGTTGTTTTGTAGTAGACAGTGGTGTTAAAGTTGGAATTCAaaacattgatggaaatgtcaaAGAAAGATATACTATTGCTTTATTATACTATTGTTTCTGATGTGTTCCATGTGAAATCCAGTGCTGTGTGAAATTTTGTTACTGACTGAATGAACTGTTTTAACTCCTCACTAGATTTGGTGGAAATTCCAAAGATGTTGTCAGTGTACCTAAGATATAGTTTAGGTGTGTTTCCATTGCATTGCTGTAAAAATAGTTTTTCAACTGATCCCACAAAAGGCAAGCATATGATGGCCCCATTTTAGTTCCCATGCTAACACCCCTTACTTGAGTTAAAAATTACCATCACAGGAAAAACAATTTCACATTGAAAATGtcctttttaacacattttaagctgacatgtatcatttaaaacagaaaggaacttgttaaaaatgtgttaattgtatgatgacatttcctgtcTTGcctatgcagtttttcagtactAATCAATGATAAAGAGAAAGCgactcctgacaatctgaaaaattctctgcacattttacataggctaatgCTTATGCTAATATTATGGAAGATTAATTAATATTCCTTTCGTAAGTAAAGAAATTACAatatttcatttgatcagaaaaggaatatGATTTAATTATATTACAGCTTGATCCATGTAtatactgttgactcaaaaaaataaactccagccaagatcagcaaatgAATTAGCTTTCGTAAAATGCGTAGTTATCTAATTCAGACTGtcagaagacgctttctcatgaccattgattggtactgaaaaactgaatacattgaaaataatgaaataggcaggaaatgtcatcatgcaatgaatttttaacaggttcctttccatCTTAAGCAGTGCCTGTCAGCTTGCAGCATGTTAAAGGGAAAATCtggaaatacaactattcagagaaacttaaagggGTTGCCTACCTGGATTACTATTTACCAGACTTAATAactaatgcaaaaataaattcttgtttctgcaatcagggcagcttctaaacaaaactggAATTATGATTATCTGGAAAGCTGATCTGTGAAAAGGTGAGGAAGCTCATGGGTGATACAGTGGGCTCCATTTATTGCATGGTTGCAGGCTATTTAACACATTTCCTCAcatttaatagtaatagtttaatagtagaaagtggctgaaaaaatatgacctagtatctattaatcactACACACTAACGATcaaagcagaaactgcaataggaaaaaaatagagaacaaataccatgtcatattaaatggtaagaattttttttattttttttgaaaaatagatTCTATAAAGTAACCAtttagaaatattgagatatgtaatgtttgtATTCAGGAAGGGCCTGGATTGcgagagatagagaaagagagagaattcTTGTAAGGGGCAATCAGAGGcaaagatgcagtttcttaggcagagaAGTGACTGGATTttcagcagtaatcagcaataaaattgAGAATCTCTgaattttatattattgaattgctactgtcTAATGTAATAACTATTATTGTGTAGAAATTAagttacaaagacaataagataatttattcacaaaaaaaagtttttgaacttaagattccactctgaatatcatcACGaatctctgcattcactttcaatatgattttAGAGCAAAcgttgccaaagtgaaaataaaaaccctagagcttccCTGTTGCTTGGAAGTGGGaagttatttacaatatttccatattgtcccagtttaaggactttaAAATCAGgagctgtgtgtttgctgtgccCCTGGAGACTGAGTTTTCCATCTCTTCGGCTCTGAGAAGCTGTGGGAGTGAAAGAGGCGCAGACTCTGATGATAAGGGCTGGTAGAACATCCCCTCATTAACTCACACAAGATAAGCAAGGGGAGAGAGAAAAATCAATTTATAAAAGACACTGCATCAGACGGGACTAGGGGGGCTCCGTTGTAAGGGAGAGCACCaaagtattttgtgttgtttacttTGAGAATATTTTAAACAGGACACTGAGCATACAGAGGAACTGGTTAATCTTAAACTTGCATGATGGCTAAGCGTCTATTTAAAGGCTCTACATCACCAGTCTTAGACCTGGGAACCAGGGCTGAGATGCTCCCCACTCAGAGGGGGCTGCTGGAAGAGAGGACAGGCTATCGCAGTCGTCAGACACACAAGGACGCAGGGAAACGGGTAAGTACTCTTGAATAGAGCTGAGCTGTCCTTTATCCATCCATGAATCACTTGAGAATTGAAATTTGTGGAAGTAGTGCTGATATAGGAGTTTATAGGTTGGTAAGCAGTGTGTGAGAAAATAGAGTGCTGTccccagaaaataaatatattgtttcttCACAAAATAAGTGTTATTTTGAGAAGTTATGAAGTTTGACGAAcaagataatttatttttatatctgtacAAAATGTCCTGAGGACAACCCAATTAATTTCTTCGTCTTGTTTGGAGGGTTCAGATAGATTTCATCCAATTTTATAATTGGAAAATGCAGGGTTTGCCAAGGTCTTGTAGAACTTAATTGCAGGAAAGCAGGCTGACAACAAAAGTTAGGTTTGCAAccctaaaatatattattattattattattattattattattattattattattattattattattattattattatttttttaaagggaagagAATAGAATAGTAAAAAACTCAAAAtgaaaacttaaaagaaaaaaaatacaactatgtacagctaattaaaaaaaaaaaaaaaaactcccaagaGCAGTATGGCTTCATTAAACAAAACCAGCCTGTCGGCCTAGTCAGGACCAGAACACACTTCCCTAACCTCGCTACAAAAAATGAACACTGTTCTTCAACCTCGCCACTTTATACCTGAGTTATCAGGTAACTCCTCCCCATGGAAGCTACCAAGAACAgacaaagtaacattttaaataaacacatgctacatacaaataaacaacagtaaaCACTTCAATAAACAATTCTAAAtaagaatgcaaaacaaaaatacatccaAAATCTAAAActtagatttacaaaaaacataaaacacccTACTTTAGTTAGGTAACCCTGTCTGCCTTCTATAACAAGACTTACAGTAAAAATAGTTTCACCCACGCCTTCTATACAGGACTAACAGTAACACAAAGGTCATGTTAAGCCCCTCTGCCAAGATGGCATCTCTCTGCAGCACTAGCCCTGCACAGGCACCTCCCATAAGTATGGTGTGATTGCTATTAACAAACTATTGCAAACAAAAGGCatatcattttctttcttttacaaaaaTTCTTAATTCTCTGTTTTCCTTCATATGTATTTCAGGTACCGAAACACTGTTAGCGCATCGCTGTGAAAATGTGCACCTTTTCAAAGAGATAACCGCTTTCAGAATTCAGTACAGTTCTTTTTAAATTACTaaccatttcttttttctttctcaaataTTTCAACCTGCTGCACTACCCCTCCACATTTACAATTAAGTAcactttttgtttacatttttcactTATGTTATACCAGGGATTTTTACATTGGCAAAAATCACAATTTAGACCCACAATAGGTATGCaatcattgtttaaaaacaaaagtccTGTTTTAATGTCCACATAGGCTCATGCAAGGCTacagttaatttttattttgtttgcatagACTTGCACCATCAAAGGAAAGAAGAAGCGTAACTGACTTTATCAGCCctccattactcccccctcccccacacttCTCATAATGTCTCTCAGCTATACCTATTCTCACTGTTCCTCAGCTATGAACACTAGGTCACAATGACAACTGGTAcctgagctctaaccactaaatCTCACtttctcccagtccctcagctctaagcacTATGCACATACGTTCAGTTGCTGTAGTTCTATGAGGTTATACAGTGTTGTCAATACAGCGAGGAAATTCATCAACCTGACTGGCTAATGATAATGACATGATTTATAAAGTGCTATAAGCTATATAGTGATCAATACAAAATTATAGTTTTCTGCAATGTCTGCCTCCTCCCCTCCCCTAACAGGTTGAGTCTAGTTTCAGAGATCAGCAGAGAGTGGGCAAATACCAGCAGTATCCTGAGAACGCAGCACGGGAGCGGAGCCGGGTTCGAAATCTGCGGCAAGCGTTCCACAGCCTCCAAGCTGCCCTTCCCTCCGTCCCGCCCGACACCAAGCTCTCAAAGCTGGACGTCCTGGTGCTGGCCACAAACTACATTGCCCACCTCACACAGATCCTGGACCAGGGCAAGACATTCCCAGACCGGACACAGCCCTTCAGAGTGCAGGGTTACCTCCACCCTGTCAAGGTAAGTGGAAATACAACCCTTGAAATGGTTCTGCACTGCCAGGAGAATGGACGCTCTAGGGTCGTTGGTAGGATGATACCAATGtgataacattttgtattttaaataacaatttgaaTTTAGTACTAATGCAAAGTAAGAAACAAGCCCACCGAGAGTGCGGggagggaaacaaaaaaaaaataataattctggtcAGTCCACAAGTCCCTGTCCTGCACATAATCCagattcatttgttttaaattcattatttgaaatatatagtgAGAATCATTGGATGTGTGTTTATTTCTTCCAACACTTGCTCTAGAAAGGattttacatcatttttatttggaagTGTGGATTTGTTGAATAAGTTGctttgtcatttttaatgttatttctcCGTTCGGTACTGTACCGAAGCTTGGACCCTGGAAAGAAAGGTATTAATTAGGACAAGGGATGGTTGTTTGTGCATAATTAAACATTCATGAATAGGGCTAAATACATCTGATGCTTATAGGCATTTCACCATTGTGccttttttgctttaaaaaatattaagttacataaaatataatgataattttaagggtacataaggacctttttattttattgtgttacatgttcccatgtgttgctacaactgtttatataatgtgtgtgtgttttttttttcacattgaccactttttaaaaaacttttaaattgaaaaaaataaattattaaaagagACACATTTTACCTGTGACTGCTGCCACAGAACCTTAAAATATGTTCACATAATCCAGTCATAGTTTCATGTTAAACCAATAGGCTAGTAAGGTACAGCATTGCACACAataggctatatatataaaatatatagatatatagaatatatatataaatacacatctatatatatctatatatatatatctatatatagatacaaAATTGCCTTATTCCATATTCATTCCCctataaaaatgtgacccagagacAATTAGATTTTTCAACATTTTCTGAGCACTTTTATTACAacacacaaaatcaaacaaaacaaaaataacacctaGCTCTTCCAAGTGCTTACTAAACACAGGCAGGCCCCTGACTAGTATGCAGGACAGCCAAGATGTTTACCTGACATGCAAGCACTTTTAAACAGCTGCACATAAACCTAGCATAGGTTtaacttttacacagtacctttctcAATGAGTATGATacacagactggctgctctccttttacaataacgaggccaactgccaaaacaataaaacaattaacaaataattaaattaaacaataataccattacatcaattaaacaattaaatttatcaaaaaaattagcttggcagggaggcttttcaCCCTGTCCttgccacaaaacaaacacttttttttacacttgtagGGCCCCTATATATTCACCTTTCTCCACAAAGTCTAACCACAACCACCGTAAGCCTCCCCCAGCTCAACCCTGAACAAAGGGgataatttccttttattgtcaacCAGTCCAGCCACTTACAAAACTAACACCTCTTAAACACCTGCAGCTGTGCTggtttacatttcaattaaaccCTATGTACTCCTGGCCCTTGTAGTTTCTTTGTAGGCCCTATTAACTACAACTCCCGCATTGTCTCTTGGGTAATATAGTCTTTCCCTGCTCAATCTGGCACTTTCCAGTTCCCCGGTCCTGTATACCATAATATGCTAGGACCCACATATTTACCATTCGTGACCAGCCCACatttatggtatatatatatatatatatatatatatatatatatatatatatatatatatatatatatatatatatatatatgaattactTAACTGAAGCTGCCATTTAGTTTGATAATCAAGTGATCACAATATACACGCCATAATGGGTGGTGAGGGAGAAACATGTCGATCCTTCCTCTTGAGAGTGTGTCACCTCACATGTCATTCCTGACATGAACACCCACTTGTAATCAGTCCACTCAAACTGACAATAATTATATTAAACTGTCTGGCGGTTTATCAACCAAATACAATACTTTGTCAATCTGTCAATTGTTTTCCAATAGTATACTGCAGTAGACATTTAAAGGGGAGACTTATTTTCCTTGTGGCCTGAGCCTTATTTATACCTTTCCTCAGGGATTTTATGAAAAGATAATGAATTATGCTACAGGACCATGTTGAACTAATATACCCTGGTAATCTGTTATCATGGCATGTCACCTTTCCATTTTGCTTGAGCTGAGCTGTGAAAGGGCtttaaagtacatggtgctaacaaaataattccagtaaatcttacctaatatgtattACTATAACTTAGTAGATCtcacattttgttaaacatgtatgtgtatttgatttttaatggtatttaatGGTATCCTTTGCACTCCTTTCCATGCTGCATCCCCATTGAAGGAATATATCTAACAAAcattgtgaccaggatgactgtactGGGGGCGTCAGACCcgacacacaggacagagacgtggagttttggtgaagctgagtgcttgcttgcgctcaacatttaatgattaaacaaaccagaaaataaaaggttgcaagacaaacaaaacacaggacatggcactttagctgaaataaatatacaaacaaaacggactacacagacaaacatggtgagatgTTCTTACTTTAACTATTACTTTTACCTCCAACTCCAATCCCGTTTtcctctcaccgaacacacaaccccgaatgagtgctttgtgcatcaatatatacaattgtgctgggattcaatgaccaattaattattcactcgaatcccagcacgtgaactaatctgtgttcTCCCGTACTCACATATCAAaacccacttaaatatgcacgtgACAcgagttgtgccatcctcgtgtctaaatacaaattacactttataacacttgtgctcataacccatatttatatcccgtgtattttatacataaacaccaaaattaacactacatacaacataaaacacaaagggGCGTGACACTCCGTCTCATATGCCCAGGCGACGGTAGCAgtagcggaccctcaggaggcgatggcagcaacatcggaccctcaggaggtgatggcagcagcagtggaccctagggaggcgacggcagcagcagcggaccctcgggaagcaaactcgggaggggagcctctggccatagaggcggcaccaggagctccacttctcccccgtaccctgtaaccggtagcttcccaggcaatgcggagcagcaggcaataCCAGGTGAGGCGGAGCagccagcaaccccaggcgatgcggaacagccagcaaccccaggcgatgccgagcagcaggcaaccctaggcgatgcatggtaggcatccttgggcggagcgaggcaggcgTCCTTGGTCAGTGCGAGGTAGGCATGCTTCGGCGGAgtgaagcaggcatccttgggcggtggaggcggaaccagcaggaattcaccctctgctggtggaggtaggagctgcaagcagtcctcccatggtgtggaggcggaaccagtaggaattcaccctctgctggtggaagtgggagctACAAGCAGTCTCCTGGCGATGAAGGTGGGAGCAGAGTGTAGTCTCCCCCCGTTGCAGGGGACTGATGCACCTCTCCCTCACTTGcgagggactggtgcggctctccctcacttgcaggggactggtgcggctctccctcacttgcaggggactggtgcggctctccctcactcgcaagggactggtgtggctctccctcacttgcaggggactggtgcggctttcCCTCACTTACAGAggtaggtgatggaggcagagacagcacctgctcctctcctccgggttgtgatggtgggggaagtgataccagcaggcattcaccctctgctggtggagatggggacagcaggcattcttctacTACTGGTGtaagtggaaccagcaggcattctccctctgctggcggctTTGGTTCTAGGGCCGTGGGATTCTCCTTCTCAGGCTGTGGATGCATCGGCTCCCCTTTAGGGCTGTGGAAGCATCGATTCCCCACTTTTTGGACTGTGGAtgcacagactcctccctcttgggctgtggatgttcgggctcctcccactcaggcgtagggcGTTCAGGCTCATCATCCTCTTCCTCATAACTGCGGAAGGGACAGGAGGCAAAGTAATGCTTACCCTCGCTGAAGGGGCACAATGGCGATAACAGCCGGTTGGGTCCTGGCTTCCAT
The Polyodon spathula isolate WHYD16114869_AA chromosome 5, ASM1765450v1, whole genome shotgun sequence DNA segment above includes these coding regions:
- the LOC121316417 gene encoding craniofacial development protein 2-like, whose translation is MVPNGRPPRPVGIQKVTGEEQGSFTSNPGFYDANGGNPSGSPDADAACDERKNLRCMKTHKISTWNVRGMSQGKLDIIKQEMIRLNIDLLGISELHWKDNGHFQSDNFSVYYSGHQELRRNGVAVIAHKNIAHTVESYATISDRIMAIRIRGKPLNVTVLQVYAPKTDAPEDESERFYAKIEEALEQVPKKDIIYIMGDFNAKVGSHEEVNIIGRCGLGERNDAGDHLVQFCHENHLRVSNTWFIQPKRHLYTWTAPNGQHCNQIDYILCSRCWKSSVLAIKTFPSADYGSDHELLVATIKVKFCNIKKNAPPKRFDVSKVPVSYAVAVKNRFKLLGNANKQPDKLWQEFQSTIIKTAQEHIPYKKLEKRSKWLSAETIKIAAQRRAAKAAGDRDEARRLNAEFQSAARKDKKHTGISDASKWRRTVEKVTPEISLRRSRKFDILSLPAKEQSKTRTGRS
- the LOC121315298 gene encoding transcription factor 24-like, giving the protein MMAKRLFKGSTSPVLDLGTRAEMLPTQRGLLEERTGYRSRQTHKDAGKRVESSFRDQQRVGKYQQYPENAARERSRVRNLRQAFHSLQAALPSVPPDTKLSKLDVLVLATNYIAHLTQILDQGKTFPDRTQPFRVQGYLHPVKKWPMRSHLYSGAMGEFLTGAQAQQKQFPSGEGVVRMEETP